A stretch of DNA from Acidovorax carolinensis:
GAGCGCCGCGACAAGCTGCGCGCCCTGCGCGAGGCCCATGCCGGGGGTGCAGGCGTCACCTTCCCCAACGATTTCAAACCGGCCCACCACGCTGCCACGCTGCAGGAGCAGCACGCCAGCAAGGATGCTGCAGCGCTGGAGACCCACGCCGTGCATGTGAGCGTGGCCGGGCGCATGATGCTCAAGCGCGTGATGGGCAAGGCCAGTTTTGCCACCGTGCAGGATGGATCGCTGGGCGAAACCGGGGGGCGTATCCAGCTCTACATCACGCGCGATGCGCTGGGCGAAGAGCTGTACGCCGCCTTCAAGCACTGGGATCTGGGCGACATCATTGGCGCCGAGGGCACGCTGATGAAAACCAAGACCGGCGAGCTGTCGGTCAAGGTGACCACGCTGCGGCTGCTGACCAAAAGCCTGCGCCCCATGCCCGACAAGTTCCACGGCGTGGCCGATCAGGAGGTCAAATACCGCCAGCGCTATGTCGACCTGATGACCGACGAAGCCGCGCGCAAGCGCTTCGTGGCGCGCAGCCGGGCTGTCAGTGGCATCCGCGATTTCATGGTGCAGCACGGCTTTCTTGAAGTCGAAACGCCCATGCTGCATCCGATTCCGGGTGGTGCCAATGCCAAGCCCTTCGTGACGCACCACAACGCGCTCGAACAGGAGATGTACCTGCGCATCGCACCCGAATTGTTCCTCAAGCGCCTGCTGGTGGGCGGGTTTGAGCGGGTGTTTGAGATCAACCGCAACTTCCGCAACGAAGGCATCTCGGTGCGCCACAACCCCGAGTTCACGATGATGGAGTTCTATGCGGCCTATTGGAACTACCAGGACCTCATGGGCTTTACCGAGCAGCTCGTGCGTGATGCCGCCCAGAAGGCCGCCGGCACGCTGCAGCTGTCGTACCAGGGGCGCGAGGTGGACCTGAGCCAGCCGTTTGCCCGCCTGACCATCCGCGAAGCCATCTTCCAGCACACCGAAGCCGGCGCGCATGTCGACGATGCGGCCTGGCTCATCAGCGCCCTGAAAAAGCTGGGCATGTCGGAAGAAAAGAACCAGCTGTCCGGGCGCACCCTGGCCAGCCTGCAGGTGCTCTATTTCGAGGAGACGGTGGAAGACAAGCTGTGGCAGCCCACCTTCATCATGGAGCACCCGACCGAGATCTCGCCGCTGGCCCGCGCCAACGACCAGCGCCCCGAAGTCACCGAGCGCTTTGAGCTGTACATCACCGGGCGCGAGTTCGGCAATGGTTTCAGCGAGCTCAACGATGCGGAAGACCAGGCCGCGCGCTTTCATGCCCAGGTGGCCGCCAAGGACAGCGGCGACGACGAGGCCATGTACTACGACCACGATTTCGTGCGCGCCCTTGAATACGGCATGCCCCCTGCGGGCGGCTGCGGCATCGGCATCGACCGCCTGATGATGCTGCTGACCGACAGCCCCAGCATCCGCGACGTGATCCTGTTTCCGGCGCTGCGACGCGAGTCCTGAACCGTTGCCATTCAGGCATGGGCGCCTGCACGCATCCCAGCGGATGCCGGCAGGCCACCCTGAGGTGCAAAAAGGCCTGCGAGACAATCCGGGCCACAAGGAAACACAGTGACAGCCCCCACGCCCCTCCCTCGCCCCGCCCCTGCAGCCGCGCCGATCGGGGCTGCCCTGTCGGACCACCCGTTTTCAGTGCTGGTCGTCGAAGACATGGACGCGGTGCGTGCCGCCCTGGTTGCCGAGTTGCGCCAGGCGGGTGTGGCCGATGTTCTGGAAGCTCCCGAGGGCGCACGGGCCCTGCACCTGATCAAGACCCGGCGCCCCGACCTCGTGCTGCTGGACATCAAGCTCCCGGGCAAGGACGGCTACTGGGTGGCGCAGCAGATGCGCGAGGCCGAACCCGGCGACTGGACTCCCATCATCTTTCTGTCGGGCCTCGACAGCGACCTGGACGTTTGGCGCGGCATCGAGGTGGGCGGCGACGACTATCTGGTCAAGCCGGTCAAGCCCATCGTGCTGATGGCCAAGCTACGCGCCATGCGCCGTCTGCTGGACATGCGCCGCCGGCTGGTTTCGGTGTCGGCCGAGCTGCACCAGGCCAACCAGCGCCTCAATGAAATGGTGGAGATCGATGCGCTCACCGGCCTCGTCAACCGGCGCGGGTTTGACCGCATCCTGCACAACGAGATCCTGGCGGCCCGGCGCGATGGCACGCCACTCACGCTGATGCTCTGCGACCTGGACCATTTCAAGCGCTACAACGACGCCAGCGGCCATGTGCAGGGCGATGCCTGCCTCAAGGAAGTGGGCCGCGTGCTGCGCGAGGTGTGCGTGCGGCCAAGGGATGTGGCCTCGCGCTATGGCGGCGAAGAATTCGCGCTGATCCTGCCCCACACCCCGCGCTCGGGGCCATGACCTTTGCGCGTGCGCTGGGGCAGCTGCTCAAGGTGCGCGCCCTTGCGCACGCCGACTCGCCACTGGGCAGCACGCTGACGCTGTCGGGCGGCATCACCACCTGCGTGCCCGACGACAGCACCAACGCCGAGAGCATGATCATGCGGGCCGACCAGGCGCTCTACGCCGCCAAGGCCCAGGGCCGCAACCGCTTCTTCAGCTTCGAGATGCAGATGGACACGGTGGAGCAGTTGCACGGCTGAGCGCTCCTTTGTCGATCTTCTCCTTTTTTTGACGCCACACGGCGCACGCCCATGGCCATTTCCCGAATGCAACTCCTGAAAGCCCGCCTGCCCGAATGGGTGCAGGACTGGCTTGACGTCATCATCCCCGGCTCGCAGATCGTGCTGATCCTGATGGCTGCCTGGCTGCTGCAACGCACGCTGCGCCGCCTGGTGCGCCGCGCCAGTGCGCACTACCAGTTTCCCGACGAACTGCTGGTGCCCATCAATGGCCTGATCCGGTGGCTCATCATTGCCAGCGCGCTGCTGCTGGTGCTCGAACGCATGGGCGTTTCGGCCACGGTGCTGTGGACGGCGTTCACCGGGTTTGCCACCGTGGGTGCCGTGGCGTTCTTTGCCGCCTGGAGCGTTTTGTCCAACCTGTTCTGTGCGCTGCTCATCTTCACGGTGCGGCCGTTTCGCATTGGCGACCACATCGAGGTGCTGGACACCGCCGAAAAGCCCGGCGCCAAGGGCCGGGTGGTGGACATCAACCTGCTCTATACCACCCTGGAAGACCATGGCGCAGCAGCCGGCCACACGGCCTGGCTGCAGATTCCAAACGCCTTGATCTTCCAGCGCGTGGTGCGCCGTTTTCAAGACTCCCCGCCACCGGCCGAGCCCCCGGTGGAGCCGTCGGCCCCGGCTGCACCGATGCAAGCCGTGGGGACCATCAGCCCGACCGCAGCCTTGCCCTCCAGCGCCGCACCGGCGCCGTAGTCAAGGCAGCAGATCCAGCGCCTGCAAATAGGCCGGCTGGTACATCAGGTCGTCCCAGGCCTGTGGCAGGGTTTCGGGCAGCAGGGCCAGGCGGCGCGATTCGCTGTCTACACTGGGCTGCCAGCGGCCTTGGGCACGCGCCTGGTCCAGACCATCGATCAGTTCATCCACCGCCTTGCCATCGCCCACGCTCTGGTTGCACAGCAACACGAGGTCGCAGCCGGCGGCGAGGGCCGCAATGGCCGCATCGGTGTAGCTGACCACCTGGCCATCGAGGCGCCGCGCGCCTTCCATGCTGAGGTCGTCGCTGAAGATCGCGCCGTCAAAGCGCATCTGGCGGCGCAGGATGTCTTGCAGCCAGCGCTGCGAGAACCCTGCGGGGCGGCTGTCCACCTTGGGGTAGATCACATGGGCCGGCATCACGCTGGTGAGCGTGCTGCTGAGCCAGGGGTACGGTGCGGCGTCGTCGGCCAGGATGGCCTTGAGGCTGCGCTTGTCCACCGGCACCTCGGTGTGCGAATCGGCCTTCACAAAGCCATGGCCGGGGAAATGCTTGCCGCAGTTGGCCATGCCCGCCTGCAGCAGGCCGTGCATGAGGCTCTTGGCCAGCAGGGCCACCACGCGCGGGTCGCGGTGGAAGGATCGGTCGCCGATGACGCCGCTTCGGGAAGCGCCGGGCCGCCCCATGCTTTCCGAGCCCCCTCGAGGGGCAGCCAGCGCTTGCGCTGGCGTGGAGGCATCGTCCGTCCAGTCGAGGTCCAGCACCGGGGTAAAGCTGAAGTCCACGCCACAGGCCCGCAGCTCGGTGCCCAGCACGTAGCCGGCCGCCGTGGCCGCGTTGGTCGCGCGCAGTGCGCCGCTGCCGGGCACGGCCTTGGCGCCCTTGCCGTCATCCATCCACATTTCACCGAACGCGCGCATGGGCGGCAGGTGGGTGAAGCCATCGGTGCGAAAGCGCTGCACGCGGCCGCCTTCGTGGTCCACGCAGAGCAGCAGGTCGTCCCGCACGGCCTTGATGCTGCTGGTGAGCTGCAGCAGCTGCGCGCGGTTCTCCCAATTGCGGGCAAACAGAATCACGCCGCCGGTCAGCGGATGGGCCAGGCGGCGGCGATCTGCGGCGCTGAGCGTGGTGCCAGCCACGTCGAGGATGAGGGGTGCGTGTTCGGTCATATGGATTTCGGTTTCGCCAATGAGGTTGCTATTTAATTCATAGCTGCTAGCGCTTAACTACTAAGCACTAGAGGCCGTTTTTACATCAATTTTTCGACCACGCAGAAGCTGGCGGCATAGTCGGTTTCGTCGGTCACGCTCAGGTGCGCCGTGAGGCCTTTGGCATCGAACCATTCCTTGAGCGCGCC
This window harbors:
- the lysS gene encoding lysine--tRNA ligase encodes the protein MSEQNHAPAPHDENQLIAERRDKLRALREAHAGGAGVTFPNDFKPAHHAATLQEQHASKDAAALETHAVHVSVAGRMMLKRVMGKASFATVQDGSLGETGGRIQLYITRDALGEELYAAFKHWDLGDIIGAEGTLMKTKTGELSVKVTTLRLLTKSLRPMPDKFHGVADQEVKYRQRYVDLMTDEAARKRFVARSRAVSGIRDFMVQHGFLEVETPMLHPIPGGANAKPFVTHHNALEQEMYLRIAPELFLKRLLVGGFERVFEINRNFRNEGISVRHNPEFTMMEFYAAYWNYQDLMGFTEQLVRDAAQKAAGTLQLSYQGREVDLSQPFARLTIREAIFQHTEAGAHVDDAAWLISALKKLGMSEEKNQLSGRTLASLQVLYFEETVEDKLWQPTFIMEHPTEISPLARANDQRPEVTERFELYITGREFGNGFSELNDAEDQAARFHAQVAAKDSGDDEAMYYDHDFVRALEYGMPPAGGCGIGIDRLMMLLTDSPSIRDVILFPALRRES
- a CDS encoding mechanosensitive ion channel family protein; the protein is MAISRMQLLKARLPEWVQDWLDVIIPGSQIVLILMAAWLLQRTLRRLVRRASAHYQFPDELLVPINGLIRWLIIASALLLVLERMGVSATVLWTAFTGFATVGAVAFFAAWSVLSNLFCALLIFTVRPFRIGDHIEVLDTAEKPGAKGRVVDINLLYTTLEDHGAAAGHTAWLQIPNALIFQRVVRRFQDSPPPAEPPVEPSAPAAPMQAVGTISPTAALPSSAAPAP
- the nagZ gene encoding beta-N-acetylhexosaminidase; protein product: MTEHAPLILDVAGTTLSAADRRRLAHPLTGGVILFARNWENRAQLLQLTSSIKAVRDDLLLCVDHEGGRVQRFRTDGFTHLPPMRAFGEMWMDDGKGAKAVPGSGALRATNAATAAGYVLGTELRACGVDFSFTPVLDLDWTDDASTPAQALAAPRGGSESMGRPGASRSGVIGDRSFHRDPRVVALLAKSLMHGLLQAGMANCGKHFPGHGFVKADSHTEVPVDKRSLKAILADDAAPYPWLSSTLTSVMPAHVIYPKVDSRPAGFSQRWLQDILRRQMRFDGAIFSDDLSMEGARRLDGQVVSYTDAAIAALAAGCDLVLLCNQSVGDGKAVDELIDGLDQARAQGRWQPSVDSESRRLALLPETLPQAWDDLMYQPAYLQALDLLP